One Thalassophryne amazonica chromosome 10, fThaAma1.1, whole genome shotgun sequence genomic region harbors:
- the LOC117519474 gene encoding kelch-like protein 10 — MQLIIKFAYTNTVLMTDDNVEEIFYAADYYGIAGLIHACITFLEEHLCPQNCINICRLADKLSYTELGHKAYNFFLDHFESCIDSSGFLQLSLEELKDIIKNDELIVREESIVFEAILRWIAHSPNQRNSHIFVLLSKVRLALCSTEYLRNNVLANALVNSSEESIHIVEAMIHRDPHFINAFARPRFPTAILFATGGWSDGGPTSKIEVYDIRADRWVDLPNSLEETCAYHGTAFLDGSLYCVGGFSGVTYYDTLLRFDLSTRIWHREARMEARRCYVSVCMLNGLIYAMGGHDGIDRLNSAERYDPRTNRWTFIAPMHEQRSDASCAVLNGKVYICGGFNGTHYHSSAEFYTPETDRWTEIAPMTSQRSGLGVVAHGGCIYAVGGNDGTMRLRSAEVYGLDTHRWAPLPSMHVPRSNFGIEVLEDMIVVAGGFDGSGIINTVECYNIRDAQWSMILDMGTSRSALSCCVVSGIPSMREYVPVQDRPQDYDMEEDLEEFD, encoded by the exons ATGCAACTCATCATCAAGTTTGCATATACCAATACTGTTTTGATGACAGATGACAATGTGGAGGAAATTTTCTATGCAGCGGATTATTACGGTATCGCCGGCCTAATTCACGCCTGCATCACCTTCTTGGAAGAGCACCTCTGCCCACAGAACTGCATCAACATCTGTCGTTTGGCTGATAAGCTCAGTTATACAGAGCTTGGACACAAGGCCTACAACTTTTTCCTTGACCATTTTGAATCATGTATTGATTCTTCTGGGTTCCTCCAGCTCTCACTGGAGGAACTGAAGGATATCATCAAGAACGATGAACTCATTGTGAGAGAGGAGAGTATAGTGTTTGAAGCCATCCTGCGCTGGATCGCTCACTCACCAAACCAACGAAATAGTCACATTTTTGTCCTCTTGTCTAAG GTCCGCCTGGCTTTGTGTAGCACTGAATACTTAAGGAACAACGTGCTAGCAAACGCGCTGGTGAACAGCAGTGAAGAGTCTATCCACattgttgaagccatgattcatagAGACCCTCACTTCATCAATGCTTTTGCCCGTCCACGCTTCCCCACCGCCATCTTGTTTGCAACTGGAGGATGGAGTGATGGCGGGCCAACAAGCAAAATTGAAGTGTATGATATCCGTGCAGACCGTTGGGTTGATTTACCAAACAGTCTGGAGGAAACTTGTGCGTACCACGGTACTGCTTTCCTGGATGGATCACTGTACTGCGTCGGTGGCTTCAGTGGTGTGACGTATTACGACACCCTCCTCAGGTTCGACCTGAGCACCCGCATCTGGCATAGAGAAGCACGAATGGAGGCACGCAGATGCTATGTTAGTGTTTGCATGCTAAATGGGCTCATCTATGCCATGGGAGGCCACGACGGGATTGACAGGCTCAACAGTGCTGAGCGGTACGACCCTCGAACGAATCGTTGGACTTTTATTGCACCCATGCACGAGCAACGGAGCGACGCTAGTTGCGCCGTTCTCAATGGCAAG GTGTACATCTGTGGTGGATTCAATGGGACCCATTACCACTCATCTGCTGAATTTTACACCCCAGAGACCGATCGTTGGACAGAAATTGCCCCAATGACGAGCCAGCGCAGTGGCCTTGGAGTCGTTGCCCATGGAGGATGTATTTATGCT GTGGGGGGTAATGATGGAACCATGCGTTTGAGAAGTGCAGAGGTGTACGGTTTAGACACTCACAGATGGGCTCCACTGCCTTCAATGCACGTCCCCCGCAGTAATTTTGGAATCGAGGTCCTAGAAGACATGATTGTTGTGGCTGGTGGCTTCGATGGGTCCGGAATCATCAACACTGTGGAGTGCTACAACATCAGAGATGCTCAGTGGTCCATGATTTTGGACATGGGCACCTCTCGTAGTGCTCTGAGCTGTTGCGTGGTGTCTGGAATCCCCAGCATGCGGGAGTATGTCCCTGTCCAAGACAGGCCACAGGATTATGACATGGAGGAGGATTTAGAAGAATTCGACTGA